A genomic region of Solanum dulcamara chromosome 2, daSolDulc1.2, whole genome shotgun sequence contains the following coding sequences:
- the LOC129873829 gene encoding uncharacterized protein LOC129873829, translating to MESVHGLKQSTKNQRILVSPGSDSSWEGYDEVRSKHRNDPTVMNKLREKLKSKATVKHAPKEIDNKIEGVTTRPNLPKGMKYVIKKIPSHPLRFGMAYRANFLDDFESSIGGDIVLRRPWMVMLAINNDPKNTRRDISPNQGELIDVE from the exons atggaatccgttcatggtctcaaacagtccactaaaaatcaacgaattcttgtttctcctggttctgattcgtcttgggaaggttacgacgaagttagatccaaacatcgtaacgatccaacagtgatgaataagctacgtgagaaattgaagtcgaaagctacagttaaacatgcacccaaagaaatagacaacaagattgaaggggttacaacacgccctaatctcccaaag ggaatgaaatacgtcatcaagaagatcccgtcccacccattgagattcggaatggcatatagggctaattttcttgatgattttgaatcatcaataggtggaGATATTGTTCTCagaaggccatggatggttatgttagcaaTAAACAACGATCCAAAAAATACTAGGAGAGACATCTCTCCAAACCAAGGAGAACTGATTGATgtcgagtag
- the LOC129881080 gene encoding 40S ribosomal protein S17-like, protein MGRVRTKTVKKSSRQVIERYYSKMTLDFHTNKKILEEVAIIPSKRLRNKIAGFSTHLMKRIQKGPVRGISLKLQEEERERRMDFVPDESAIKTDLIEVDKETLDMLSALGMSDLPGVVKQAAEPQAVAALPTYGRGAGGAGGFGRKY, encoded by the coding sequence ATGGGTCGTGTACGCACTAAGACCGTGAAGAAGTCATCTCGGCAGGTAATTGAGAGGTATTACTCCAAAATGACTTTGGATTTCCACACAAACAAGAAGATCCTGGAGGAAGTTGCCATAATTCCTTCCAAGCGTCTCCGCAACAAGATTGCTGGATTTTCCACCCACCTCATGAAACGTATCCAGAAGGGACCAGTTCGTGGTATCTCACTTAAATTGCAGGAGGAGGAACGTGAGAGGCGCATGGACTTTGTTCCTGATGAGTCTGCCATCAAGACCGATCTCATTGAAGTTGACAAGGAGACCCTTGACATGCTTTCAGCCCTCGGCATGTCTGACCTTCCTGGTGTTGTCAAGCAGGCCGCTGAGCCACAAGCAGTGGCAGCTCTCCCAACATATGGCCGTGGTGCAGGAGGTGCAGGAGGTTTTGGACGGAAATACTAA